One Triticum dicoccoides isolate Atlit2015 ecotype Zavitan chromosome 4B, WEW_v2.0, whole genome shotgun sequence genomic window carries:
- the LOC119293523 gene encoding thaumatin-like protein, translated as MASSKLFLLLISAIISMAITSTPAAAANGRIHLIMVNNCAESVWPAMLGTTGHATPQSGGFHLGPGEETTFDVPVGWSGRVWPRRGCSFDARGMGKCATGDCGGVLRCGGAPGATPATVVEMTLGTPQSPMHFYDVSLVDGFNAPVSMTPVGGGRGCGVAACGADLNVCCPSALEVRDREGRVAGCRSACLAMGSDKYCCTGDYGTPAACKPTMFSHLFKAICPRAYSYAFDDASSLNRCKANRYLITFCPPQPE; from the exons ATGGCCTCCTCtaagctcttcctcctcctcatcagtgCCATCATCTCCATGGCAATCACTAGTACTC CGGCGGCTGCGGCAAATGGTCGCATACATCTCATCATGGTGAACAACTGCGCCGAGTCGGTGTGGCCGGCCATGCTcggcaccaccggccacgccacgCCGCAGTCGGGCGGCTTCCACCTCGGCCCCGGCGAAGAGACCACCTTCGACGTGCCGGTAGGGTGGTCGGGCCGGGTGTGGCCGCGCCGGGGCTGCTCCTTCGACGCGCGCGGCATGGGCAAGTGCGCCACGGGCGACTgcggcggcgtgctgcggtgcgGGGGCGCCCCGGGCGCCACCCCGGCCACCGTGGTGGAGATGACGCTGGGGACCCCCCAGTCGCCGATGCACTTCTACGACGTGAGCCTGGTGGACGGCTTCAACGCGCCCGTGTCCATGACGCCGGTCGGTGGCGGCCGCGGGTGCGGCGTGGCGGCGTGCGGGGCGGACCTGAACGTCTGCTGCCCGTCGGCGCTGGAGGTGAGGGACCGGGAAGGGAGGGTGGCCGGTTGCCGGAGCGCGTGCCTGGCGATGGGCAGCGACAAGTACTGCTGCACCGGGGATTACGGGACGCCGGCGGCGTGCAAGCCCACTATGTTCTCGCACCTGTTCAAGGCCATCTGCCCCAGAGCCTACAGCTACGCCTTCGACGACGCCTCAAGCCTCAACCGCTGCAAGGCCAACCGATACCTCATCACATTCTGCCCACCACAACCTGAATGA
- the LOC119293522 gene encoding putative cyclin-D7-1 has product MHMCSQAGTPMEDDDASGIILYCDEDPFADDSTPIPPPAASSVDVDDVQQVVDLAKEYKARERCYAPVGSSAYIRRLLHDHHQHGGVSSARTKAVHYIIYAFSRLGLAAASAFNAVNYLDRFLSINCHLSWEVWMVELVSVACLSVACKLDEVTIPSLHDLQMEEVTSHSFRASTIRDMELTLLKALQWRLSCVTPYSYLDLLPLPTTTAAANRSRCIRLLLRSLSEPSFLRFDASVVAAAALRCVALLQDHAHLIIPPLCRLGDESDECFKMMKALETSVGHHHHKYSTADQLQGSPISVIAFESTDRDSTVNSRSALSRRLFGTPTTLDP; this is encoded by the exons ATGCATATGTGCAGTCAGGCGGGGACACCGATGGAAGACGACGACGCGAGCGGGATCATTCTCTACTGCGACGAAGACCCTTTCGCCGACGACTCGACGCCAATTCCACCACCGGCAGCATCATCCGTCGACGTTGACGATGTGCAGCAGGTGGTTGATCTGGCCAAGGAGTACAAGGCCAGGGAGCGGTGCTATGCGCCCGTGGGGTCGTCTGCCTACATCCGCCGTCTCCTACACGACCATCATCAGCACGGCGGGGTGTCAAGCGCTAGGACCAAAGCCGTCCACTACATCATCTAC GCATTTAGCCGGTTGGGATTGGCAGCGGCGTCGGCGTTCAACGCAGTCAACTATCTGGACCGCTTCTTGTCCATCAACTGCCATCTG AGTTGGGAGGTATGGATGGTGGAACTGGTGAGCGTGGCGTGCCTGTCGGTTGCATGCAAGCTGGACGAGGTCACCATACCATCCCTCCACGATCTAcag ATGGAGGAGGTGACGAGTCATTCGTTCCGGGCGTCGACCATCCGGGACATGGAGCTGACGCTGCTCAAGGCGCTCCAATGGCGGTTGTCCTGCGTCACCCCATACTCCTACCTCGACCTCCTCCCACTTCCCACCACCACCGCTGCCGCCAATCGATCTCGTtgcatccgcctcctcctccgatccCTCTCCG AGCCCTCGTTTCTCCGATTTGACGCCTCTGTGGTTGCCGCCGCTGCACTCAGGTGTGTGGCCCTACTGCAGGATCATGCCCATCTCATTATCCCTCCACTCTGTCGATTG GGCGATGAGTCTGACGAGTGCTTCAAGATGATGAAAGCACTTGAAACAAGCGTGGGtcatcatcatcacaagtacagtACTGCCGACCAGCTGCAGGGGAGCCCGATTTCAGTGATTGCATTCGAGAGCACTGACCGTGACAGTACAGTTAACAGCAGGTCAGCACTCAGTCGGCGCCTATTTGGCACACCAACAACACTGGACCCATGA